The following proteins come from a genomic window of Corynebacterium sp. P4-C1:
- the glgA gene encoding glycogen synthase yields MRVGMMTREYPPEIYGGAGVHVTELTRFMRELDGVEVDVHCMGQPRDAENVYVHGVDPALEEANGAIKTMSTGLRMADAADNVDIVHSHTWYAGLGGHLAGLLHGIPHVVTAHSLEPDRPWKREQLGGGYDVSSWSEKNAMENADAVIGVSAGMKDAILRAYPRIDESRVHTVLNGIDTAFWHPTTDLRGDGYGGTNSVIDRLGIDPTRPVVAFVGRITRQKGVPHLVKAAQDFDPGIQLILCAGAPDTKEIAEEMEGLVDKLRETRDGVHWVTEMLQKEDIRDIYSAADIFVCPSVYEPLGIVNLEAMACNTAVVASDVGGIPEVVVDGETGTLVHYDADDTRAFEKDLAAAVNALAQDAETTSRFAAAGLTRVKQEFTWDKIAQETVDVYKSLL; encoded by the coding sequence ATGCGAGAGCTCGACGGCGTCGAAGTTGACGTCCACTGCATGGGCCAGCCCCGCGACGCCGAGAACGTCTACGTCCACGGTGTCGACCCCGCGCTGGAAGAGGCGAACGGCGCCATCAAGACGATGTCGACCGGCCTGCGTATGGCCGACGCCGCCGATAACGTCGACATCGTCCACTCCCACACCTGGTATGCGGGGCTCGGCGGTCACCTCGCGGGTCTGCTGCACGGCATCCCGCACGTTGTCACCGCGCACTCCCTCGAGCCCGACCGCCCGTGGAAGCGCGAGCAGCTCGGCGGCGGCTACGACGTCTCCTCTTGGTCCGAGAAGAACGCGATGGAGAACGCGGACGCGGTCATCGGTGTTTCCGCCGGTATGAAGGACGCCATCTTGCGCGCCTACCCGCGTATCGACGAATCCCGCGTCCACACCGTCCTCAACGGCATCGACACGGCGTTCTGGCACCCCACGACCGACCTGCGCGGCGACGGCTACGGCGGGACCAACAGCGTGATCGACCGCCTCGGCATCGACCCGACCCGCCCTGTCGTCGCGTTCGTCGGCCGCATCACCCGCCAGAAGGGTGTGCCCCACCTGGTGAAGGCGGCCCAGGACTTCGACCCCGGCATCCAGCTGATCCTGTGCGCCGGTGCACCGGACACGAAGGAAATCGCGGAGGAGATGGAGGGGCTCGTCGATAAGCTCCGCGAAACGCGCGACGGCGTGCACTGGGTGACGGAAATGCTCCAGAAGGAAGACATCCGCGACATTTACTCCGCGGCCGACATCTTCGTCTGCCCGTCGGTGTACGAGCCGCTCGGCATCGTGAACCTGGAGGCGATGGCGTGCAACACCGCCGTCGTCGCGTCCGACGTGGGCGGTATTCCCGAGGTTGTCGTCGACGGCGAGACCGGTACCCTGGTCCACTACGACGCGGACGACACCCGGGCCTTCGAGAAAGACCTCGCCGCCGCCGTCAACGCGCTCGCCCAGGACGCGGAGACCACCTCACGCTTCGCGGCAGCTGGCCTGACCCGCGTGAAACAGGAATTCACCTGGGACAAGATCGCCCAAGAAACCGTCGACGTGTACAAGTCGCTTCTGTAA
- a CDS encoding GH32 C-terminal domain-containing protein, whose product MSNLRPELHVTADKGILDAAAGMLRDGDDWHLFYQYQPDAEAPSRWAHEYSEGNPFDFYECNDVVAPVGGETRVLAGSVVSSAEGTDLYFTSVTNAGTTIQAARIDEIETLCDEVNEAGDIDPGVRRLGPVVKDVGRFSRFRSPCVVPAWNENGDRDLGQSGWIMVASSGPSEKPVPVVLDSPDGISWALLGPLRFNGATGLDDDAVTVAPRIIRLRDEEDGEIYDILFLTVELEDGEVSGYLVGTLDETEFTVKTPFARLDHGHDFTRPRSTNVVRGTQTDDERYAEARIFGLLAATGRGGDPTTQPSWEAEGWANALSLPRVVTLAGGKLYQTPAQGLPDAVSATQRAKLWTGMCEIPVGSSVTVEVLDTHGEVTAVITHSGDRITLDRLDGSPATAELDDEDEDHISMLVDGSAIELFAGGGAVTMASRFWPENGVGELRVRTEGDAEILNQWRRPRTERDA is encoded by the coding sequence GTGAGCAATTTGAGACCGGAACTCCATGTCACCGCGGACAAGGGAATCCTCGACGCCGCCGCCGGCATGCTTCGCGACGGCGATGACTGGCACCTGTTCTACCAGTACCAGCCCGATGCCGAGGCCCCGTCGCGGTGGGCCCACGAATACTCCGAGGGCAACCCGTTCGACTTCTACGAGTGCAACGATGTCGTCGCGCCCGTCGGCGGTGAGACCCGCGTTCTGGCGGGCTCCGTCGTCTCCTCCGCAGAAGGCACAGACCTGTACTTCACGTCCGTCACCAACGCCGGAACGACGATCCAGGCGGCGCGTATCGACGAAATCGAGACGCTGTGCGACGAAGTCAACGAAGCCGGCGACATCGACCCCGGCGTGCGCCGACTCGGCCCCGTGGTGAAGGACGTCGGGCGCTTCAGCCGCTTCCGTTCCCCCTGTGTCGTGCCGGCCTGGAACGAGAACGGCGACCGGGACCTCGGGCAGTCCGGATGGATCATGGTCGCGAGCAGTGGCCCGTCAGAGAAGCCGGTGCCGGTGGTGCTGGACTCGCCTGACGGAATTTCCTGGGCTCTGCTCGGCCCGTTGCGCTTCAACGGCGCCACCGGGCTCGACGACGACGCTGTGACCGTCGCCCCGCGCATCATCCGCCTGCGCGACGAAGAGGACGGCGAGATCTACGACATCCTCTTCCTCACCGTCGAACTCGAGGACGGCGAAGTGTCCGGCTACCTCGTGGGCACGCTCGATGAGACCGAGTTCACCGTCAAGACGCCGTTCGCGCGTCTCGACCACGGCCACGACTTCACCCGCCCGCGCAGCACCAACGTCGTGCGCGGCACGCAGACCGACGACGAGCGCTACGCCGAAGCCCGCATCTTCGGACTTCTCGCTGCGACCGGCCGCGGCGGCGACCCGACAACCCAGCCATCCTGGGAGGCCGAAGGCTGGGCGAACGCCCTGTCCCTCCCGCGTGTGGTCACCCTCGCCGGTGGCAAGCTGTACCAGACCCCTGCGCAGGGGCTTCCCGACGCTGTCAGCGCCACCCAGCGTGCCAAGCTCTGGACGGGCATGTGCGAAATCCCCGTGGGCTCCTCGGTCACAGTCGAGGTGCTGGACACCCACGGCGAAGTCACCGCTGTGATCACCCACTCGGGCGACCGGATCACCCTCGACCGCCTGGACGGCTCCCCCGCCACCGCCGAACTCGACGACGAGGACGAGGACCACATCTCCATGCTTGTCGACGGCTCCGCCATCGAACTCTTCGCCGGCGGCGGCGCCGTCACCATGGCGAGCCGCTTCTGGCCCGAAAACGGGGTCGGCGAGCTCCGCGTGCGCACTGAGGGCGACGCCGAGATCCTCAACCAGTGGCGCCGCCCGCGCACCGAGCGGGACGCCTGA
- a CDS encoding methyltransferase domain-containing protein — protein sequence MLKDIVDVLADPVDGSPLTGADDFTRLVSETGHSYDVAKQGYVTLASGAGIAHEGDSPEMVASREAFLSRGHFAPFVETVTERVLDALQGLPLDDDAATTPTILEVGAGTGYYLSHTLDAVENSRGVGVDIAVPAAKHLAKAHRNIGAVVADVWEGLPLRDASVDVITVIFAPRNPQEFARVLVDDGEVLILTPQAGHLDELREPLGILGVEEGKIERMLEQAAGHLAPVGEPELIEFPMSLDRESIAAQVGMSPSARHLDPEVLAERVAALPETMTVTARAQLTRLKKAGR from the coding sequence ATGCTCAAAGACATTGTTGATGTGCTGGCGGACCCCGTCGACGGTAGCCCCTTGACGGGTGCGGACGATTTCACCCGCCTGGTGTCTGAGACAGGGCACTCGTACGACGTGGCCAAGCAGGGGTATGTCACGCTGGCCTCCGGTGCCGGGATCGCGCATGAGGGCGACAGCCCGGAGATGGTGGCATCCCGCGAGGCGTTCCTGTCGCGGGGCCACTTCGCGCCGTTCGTGGAGACGGTCACTGAGCGCGTCCTCGATGCGCTCCAGGGGCTCCCTCTCGACGACGACGCCGCGACCACCCCGACCATCCTCGAGGTGGGCGCCGGAACTGGCTACTACCTGAGCCACACTCTCGATGCGGTGGAGAATTCCCGCGGCGTGGGTGTGGACATTGCCGTCCCCGCGGCGAAGCATTTGGCGAAGGCGCACCGCAACATCGGTGCCGTCGTCGCCGACGTGTGGGAAGGTCTGCCGCTGCGCGACGCATCCGTCGACGTGATCACGGTGATTTTCGCGCCGCGCAACCCGCAGGAATTTGCCCGCGTGCTTGTCGACGACGGCGAGGTCCTCATCCTCACCCCCCAAGCCGGCCACCTCGACGAACTGCGCGAGCCCCTCGGCATCCTAGGTGTCGAGGAGGGCAAGATCGAGCGCATGCTCGAGCAGGCCGCCGGGCATTTGGCTCCCGTCGGGGAGCCCGAACTCATCGAGTTCCCGATGTCGTTGGACCGTGAGTCCATCGCCGCGCAGGTCGGCATGAGCCCTTCCGCGCGCCACCTCGATCCCGAGGTTCTCGCTGAGCGTGTCGCCGCGTTGCCGGAGACTATGACGGTGACGGCGCGTGCGCAGCTGACCCGCCTGAAGAAGGCCGGCCGCTAG
- a CDS encoding DUF3117 domain-containing protein, with product MAAMKPRTGNGPMEVVEESRKIVMRIPSDGGGRLVVELNNEEAAELGQLLTDVAAE from the coding sequence ATGGCAGCAATGAAGCCGCGTACCGGCAACGGTCCGATGGAAGTCGTCGAGGAGAGCCGCAAGATCGTGATGCGCATCCCGTCCGACGGCGGCGGGCGTCTCGTGGTGGAGCTCAACAACGAGGAAGCAGCCGAGCTGGGCCAGCTCCTCACTGATGTCGCCGCTGAGTAG
- a CDS encoding cell division protein DivIVA, with translation MLSWVILILVIAAVALLGAWMSSSIFGRGEALPPMDEPRDVMAANRAAVDAGRFGDIALEVVPRGYRQDQVDDLIEHLLSAQERRIDGEFSPAEPELEQSSVAGGEKQTTEEAKE, from the coding sequence ATGCTGTCTTGGGTGATTCTGATCCTCGTCATCGCCGCGGTGGCGCTGCTCGGCGCGTGGATGTCCTCGTCGATTTTCGGCCGCGGAGAAGCACTGCCGCCGATGGACGAGCCGCGAGACGTGATGGCCGCGAACCGCGCCGCCGTCGATGCGGGGCGTTTCGGCGACATTGCTCTCGAAGTCGTCCCCCGGGGATACCGCCAAGACCAGGTCGACGATCTCATCGAGCACCTGCTGAGCGCACAAGAGCGTAGGATTGATGGGGAGTTTTCGCCCGCGGAGCCCGAACTGGAACAATCCAGCGTGGCCGGAGGCGAGAAGCAGACAACCGAAGAAGCCAAGGAGTAA
- a CDS encoding glucosyl-3-phosphoglycerate synthase, whose product MDVSVVIPALNEEATVAGVVRAARASCADEVIVVDSDSTDSTAERARNAGAKVINWRDIAPDIPVQPGKGEALWRGVRAAQGDIVVFLDADVTTVSEGWVDGLVGAFVDKRVHLAKATYTRALNGAPRGGGRVTELTAKPLLRLLFPQLPELDQPLAGEYAIRRSTALEVPFVAGYGVEAGLLIDVATLHGPSSLTQVDLGQRIHRNRPLDELSGMAETVARTILARAGMHDIPQRQPWTELR is encoded by the coding sequence GTGGACGTCTCCGTCGTTATCCCGGCGCTCAACGAAGAAGCCACGGTCGCCGGGGTCGTGCGCGCGGCCCGCGCGTCGTGCGCAGACGAGGTCATCGTCGTCGACTCCGACTCCACGGACTCCACCGCTGAACGCGCGCGAAACGCCGGAGCGAAGGTGATCAACTGGCGCGACATCGCCCCGGACATCCCCGTCCAGCCGGGAAAAGGGGAGGCGCTCTGGCGCGGGGTCCGCGCGGCGCAAGGAGACATCGTGGTCTTCCTCGACGCGGACGTGACGACCGTTTCGGAGGGGTGGGTTGACGGGCTGGTGGGGGCGTTCGTCGATAAGCGTGTGCATCTCGCGAAAGCGACCTACACTCGCGCGCTCAACGGTGCGCCGCGCGGTGGCGGGCGCGTCACGGAACTGACGGCGAAACCGCTGCTGCGGCTCCTCTTCCCGCAACTTCCGGAGCTCGACCAACCCCTCGCCGGCGAATACGCCATCCGCCGCAGCACCGCACTCGAGGTGCCGTTCGTCGCGGGATACGGCGTCGAGGCTGGCCTGCTTATCGACGTCGCCACCCTCCACGGTCCCTCCTCCCTCACCCAAGTCGACCTTGGGCAGAGGATCCACCGCAACCGTCCCCTCGACGAGCTTTCCGGCATGGCCGAGACCGTTGCGCGCACCATCCTCGCGCGTGCCGGAATGCACGACATTCCCCAACGCCAGCCCTGGACCGAACTGCGGTAA
- the folP gene encoding dihydropteroate synthase — translation MSPLTDGLPRVMAIINRTPDSFYDKGATFALDAALSRCHEVVDAGATIVDVGGVKAGPGDDVDAAEEINRVVPFIAAVRELLDKRYSGGSGGSSSGGPADISVDISVDTWRPEVAEAAVRAGATLINDTWAGYEPELVEVAGAHKVGYVCSHTGGAVPRTRPHRVHYDDVVADVIRETTALAERAVECGVPEGKVFIDPTHDFGKNTFHGLEILRRIDEVTATGWPVLMALSNKDFIGETTGRGVGDRVAGTLAATAWCAARGVAAFRVHEVAETLDVIRTTAAIQGVAAPLDTIRGLA, via the coding sequence ATGAGCCCGCTTACCGACGGCCTCCCCCGCGTCATGGCCATCATCAACCGCACCCCCGACTCGTTCTACGACAAGGGAGCCACCTTCGCCCTCGACGCTGCGCTCTCCCGGTGCCACGAGGTCGTCGACGCGGGAGCCACCATTGTCGATGTCGGGGGCGTGAAAGCCGGTCCCGGCGACGACGTGGATGCCGCCGAGGAAATCAACCGCGTGGTGCCGTTTATTGCCGCTGTGCGTGAACTCTTGGATAAGCGCTACAGCGGCGGCAGCGGCGGCAGCAGCAGTGGCGGCCCAGCGGACATCTCGGTGGATATTTCGGTGGACACCTGGCGCCCCGAGGTCGCCGAGGCAGCCGTGCGCGCCGGCGCGACCCTGATCAACGACACGTGGGCGGGCTACGAACCTGAACTCGTCGAGGTCGCCGGCGCCCACAAGGTCGGCTACGTCTGTTCGCACACAGGTGGAGCGGTTCCGCGGACACGCCCGCACCGAGTCCACTACGACGACGTGGTCGCCGATGTCATCCGGGAGACGACGGCCCTCGCGGAGCGCGCCGTCGAATGCGGCGTGCCCGAAGGGAAGGTGTTCATCGACCCGACGCACGACTTCGGCAAGAACACCTTCCACGGGCTGGAGATTCTCCGCCGCATCGACGAGGTCACCGCCACCGGCTGGCCGGTGCTTATGGCGCTGTCGAACAAGGATTTCATCGGGGAGACCACCGGCCGCGGAGTGGGGGACCGGGTCGCGGGGACACTCGCCGCCACTGCTTGGTGCGCCGCCCGCGGGGTCGCCGCCTTCCGTGTCCACGAGGTCGCCGAGACACTCGACGTCATCCGCACCACTGCGGCGATCCAGGGCGTGGCGGCGCCGCTCGACACGATTCGGGGTCTGGCGTAG
- a CDS encoding TIGR00730 family Rossman fold protein — protein sequence MAPKITPRPDRDRTLSGPILRRQRDGDTDSPSTYDQRLLQMGRADHDWKHADPWRVMRITSEFVSGFDALQDLDWAVTVFGSARLGEGTPEYEQARALGKALVEAGYAVVTGGGPGLMEGPNRGAHEAGGMSVGLGIELPFEQGLNPWVDLGLNFRYFFARKTMFLKYSQAFVSLPGGFGTMDEVFEVLCMIQTGKVTNFPMVLLGTEFWSGLVEWIRSQQLARGLISEGDDQLFLVTDSVDEAVEYIVNTHREMSDPRNLHKYKRA from the coding sequence GTGGCTCCAAAGATCACCCCGCGCCCGGACCGGGACCGCACGCTGAGCGGCCCGATTCTCCGGCGCCAAAGGGACGGCGACACCGATTCCCCCTCAACGTACGACCAGCGGCTCCTCCAGATGGGCCGCGCGGATCACGACTGGAAGCACGCGGACCCGTGGCGCGTCATGCGCATCACCAGCGAGTTCGTTTCGGGTTTCGACGCGCTCCAGGACCTCGACTGGGCCGTCACCGTTTTCGGCTCGGCCCGTCTGGGGGAGGGGACCCCGGAGTACGAGCAGGCCCGCGCGCTCGGTAAGGCGCTCGTCGAGGCCGGCTACGCCGTCGTTACCGGCGGTGGACCGGGCCTGATGGAAGGTCCGAACCGTGGGGCGCACGAGGCCGGCGGCATGTCCGTGGGCCTTGGTATCGAGCTGCCTTTCGAGCAGGGGCTCAACCCGTGGGTCGACCTCGGCCTGAATTTCCGCTATTTCTTCGCCCGCAAGACGATGTTCCTGAAGTATTCGCAGGCGTTCGTCTCGCTGCCGGGCGGGTTCGGCACGATGGACGAGGTCTTCGAGGTCCTGTGCATGATCCAGACAGGCAAGGTCACGAACTTCCCGATGGTTCTGCTCGGCACCGAGTTCTGGTCGGGTCTCGTGGAATGGATCCGCAGCCAGCAGCTCGCCCGCGGCCTCATCTCGGAGGGCGACGACCAGCTCTTCCTCGTCACTGATTCCGTCGACGAGGCGGTCGAGTACATCGTCAACACGCATCGCGAGATGTCGGACCCGCGCAACCTGCACAAATACAAGCGCGCATGA
- the dapE gene encoding succinyl-diaminopimelate desuccinylase yields MKLDLFADPVELTKALIDIPSPSHEEGAIADAIQAAVEDLDVEVTRRGNTVVARTNRGLGERIVLAGHIDTVPIADNVPHHVEGDVLWGCGSVDMKSGMACYLHAFAALCNSDDLAFDMTLICYEAEEVAAEYNGLAHLERDEPELLAGSLALLGEPSGGIIEAGCQGSIRVTVTARGTRAHSARAWLGHNAAHDLAGVLGRIAEYEPRAVTIAGCEYREGLNVVGLAGGVATNTLPDEASLTINFRFAPDRSLDEAKQHIEETLALEEGLELLYDDAVPGALPGLDAPAAQGLLAAVGGSFRAKFGWTDVSRFSTLGVPAVNFGPGDPGFAHKIDEQCPIGQISSVADTLMAYLTGASRTSA; encoded by the coding sequence GTGAAGCTGGACCTATTTGCTGACCCTGTCGAGTTGACGAAAGCCTTGATCGACATTCCTTCGCCGTCCCACGAGGAGGGGGCGATCGCCGACGCGATCCAGGCTGCTGTCGAGGACCTTGACGTTGAGGTGACCCGCCGCGGCAACACCGTCGTCGCGCGCACCAACCGCGGTCTGGGCGAGCGCATTGTGCTCGCCGGGCACATCGACACCGTGCCCATCGCCGACAACGTCCCGCACCACGTCGAGGGTGACGTGCTGTGGGGCTGCGGGTCCGTGGACATGAAGTCCGGCATGGCGTGCTACCTCCACGCATTCGCGGCCCTGTGCAACTCCGACGACCTCGCGTTCGACATGACGCTCATCTGCTACGAGGCGGAGGAGGTCGCCGCCGAGTACAACGGCTTGGCGCACCTCGAGCGCGACGAGCCCGAACTCCTCGCCGGGTCGCTGGCGCTGCTCGGCGAACCGTCCGGCGGCATCATCGAGGCCGGCTGCCAGGGCAGCATCCGCGTCACCGTCACCGCGCGCGGCACCCGCGCGCATTCGGCCCGCGCGTGGCTCGGGCACAACGCGGCCCACGACCTTGCCGGCGTGCTCGGGCGCATCGCGGAGTACGAGCCACGCGCCGTCACTATCGCGGGCTGTGAATACCGGGAGGGCCTCAACGTCGTGGGGCTGGCCGGGGGAGTGGCGACGAACACGCTTCCCGACGAAGCCTCCCTCACCATCAACTTCCGCTTCGCCCCCGACCGGAGCCTCGACGAAGCCAAACAACACATCGAGGAGACCCTCGCGCTCGAAGAGGGCCTCGAATTGCTTTACGACGATGCCGTCCCCGGCGCCCTCCCCGGCCTCGACGCCCCCGCCGCCCAGGGCTTGCTCGCCGCTGTCGGCGGAAGTTTCCGCGCGAAATTCGGATGGACGGATGTGTCGCGGTTCTCTACGCTTGGTGTTCCGGCTGTGAACTTCGGTCCCGGCGACCCTGGGTTCGCCCACAAGATCGACGAGCAGTGCCCGATCGGTCAGATCAGCTCCGTCGCCGACACGTTGATGGCATACCTGACCGGGGCTTCCCGCACCTCCGCGTAG
- a CDS encoding succinyltransferase, protein MPQGARATGIAQIAADGTVLDSWYPTVELIDDIPHPLTRRVSANELSPRLLNLIGMDRDRHVEVVPVRTEIADLSAPAVDAHDVYLRLHLLSHRKVKPLEINMTDVLEHLVPVAWTNKGPCLPDDFEFVRTNLRARGNIHVYGIERLPRMVDYVVPTGVTIAEAERVRLGAYLAPGTSVFREGSVSYNAGTLGPAQVEGRVLSSCVIGAGSDIGLSSFVMAERTDGHNRTPLRIGENCVIRPSAGLIDLNMGDRCELGSGVILEPGTIVYDTRNPAEKTYVPARTVTEQSDWTITHEPHSATPVVRNRNGV, encoded by the coding sequence ATGCCTCAAGGAGCCCGCGCGACAGGAATCGCACAAATCGCCGCTGACGGCACCGTCCTCGACAGTTGGTACCCCACCGTCGAGCTTATCGACGACATCCCCCACCCCCTCACCCGCCGCGTCAGCGCCAACGAGCTCTCGCCCCGGCTGCTCAACCTGATCGGCATGGACCGGGACCGGCACGTGGAAGTAGTGCCGGTGCGCACCGAGATCGCGGACTTGTCGGCCCCCGCCGTCGACGCCCACGACGTGTACCTGCGCCTCCACCTGCTCTCCCACCGCAAGGTCAAGCCCCTGGAGATCAACATGACCGACGTGCTCGAGCACCTCGTGCCGGTGGCGTGGACGAATAAAGGCCCGTGCCTGCCCGACGACTTCGAGTTCGTGCGCACAAACCTGCGTGCGCGCGGAAACATCCACGTCTATGGCATCGAGCGCCTCCCGCGCATGGTGGACTACGTCGTCCCCACCGGCGTGACAATCGCGGAGGCAGAGCGCGTGCGCCTCGGGGCGTACTTGGCGCCCGGCACGAGCGTGTTCCGAGAAGGCTCCGTGTCGTACAACGCCGGAACACTCGGGCCGGCGCAGGTCGAAGGGCGCGTGCTGTCCTCCTGCGTCATCGGGGCGGGCTCCGACATCGGCCTGTCGTCCTTCGTCATGGCCGAGCGCACCGACGGCCACAACCGCACTCCCCTGCGCATCGGCGAGAACTGCGTCATCCGGCCGTCGGCGGGCCTCATCGACCTGAACATGGGCGACCGCTGCGAACTCGGCTCCGGTGTCATTCTCGAGCCCGGCACCATCGTCTACGACACCCGCAACCCGGCCGAGAAGACCTACGTCCCCGCCCGGACGGTCACCGAGCAGTCGGACTGGACCATCACGCACGAGCCGCATTCCGCGACGCCGGTCGTGCGGAACCGGAACGGGGTGTGA
- a CDS encoding amino acid permease gives MSNTLNSGLQTRHLTMMGLGSAIGAGLFLGTGVGIQAAGPAVVIAYIIAGAVTVCIMTMLAEMVASRPSSGSFATYADQAFGAWAGFSVGWSYWIMQVLIIGVEITGASAIISGWFGIAPWIPALVAVVFFAAINLAAVRGFGEFEFWFALIKVAAIIIFLVIGVLMVVGLFPGMDAVGTSNIDGVGFMPNGIGGLATAMLAVAFAFGGIELVTIAAAESENPKEAVSAAISSAIWRIAVFYIGSVLLIVLLLPYDQIAGADSAAESPFTLVLDRANVPGAATIMEVVIALALLSACNAQLYGNSRLLYSMARGGDAPSYFAQTNASGVPVRAVLVSIVFGFVSVALQWWNPPGLLTFLLNAVGGILISIWAMVILSYIRLHPQLVASGEITSVRMKGYPWLPWLTLATLGGFILLMLFDANGRTELVSALVVVSVIVVTSLIVHRGKASEPAHMV, from the coding sequence ATGTCGAACACCCTCAACAGCGGTTTGCAAACCCGCCACCTCACCATGATGGGTCTGGGCTCCGCCATCGGTGCCGGGCTCTTCCTCGGAACCGGCGTGGGCATCCAGGCCGCCGGCCCAGCCGTCGTCATCGCCTACATCATCGCTGGCGCCGTCACCGTCTGCATCATGACGATGCTCGCGGAAATGGTGGCGTCCCGGCCCTCCTCCGGAAGCTTCGCCACCTACGCCGACCAAGCGTTCGGCGCCTGGGCGGGCTTCTCCGTCGGCTGGTCCTACTGGATCATGCAGGTGCTCATCATCGGCGTGGAGATCACCGGCGCTTCCGCCATCATTTCCGGCTGGTTCGGCATCGCCCCTTGGATCCCCGCGCTTGTCGCCGTCGTGTTCTTCGCGGCAATCAACCTCGCCGCCGTCCGCGGCTTCGGTGAATTCGAGTTCTGGTTCGCCCTGATCAAAGTCGCGGCGATCATCATCTTCCTCGTGATCGGCGTGCTCATGGTCGTCGGCCTCTTCCCGGGCATGGACGCCGTGGGAACCAGCAACATCGACGGTGTCGGCTTCATGCCCAACGGCATCGGCGGCCTCGCCACCGCGATGCTGGCCGTCGCCTTCGCGTTCGGCGGAATCGAACTGGTCACCATCGCCGCCGCGGAATCCGAGAACCCCAAGGAAGCCGTCAGCGCGGCGATCAGCTCCGCCATCTGGCGCATCGCGGTGTTCTACATCGGCTCGGTGCTGCTGATCGTCCTGCTGCTGCCGTACGACCAGATCGCGGGCGCCGACTCGGCCGCCGAATCCCCCTTCACCCTCGTCCTCGACCGCGCGAACGTGCCCGGCGCCGCCACCATCATGGAGGTCGTGATCGCGCTCGCCCTCCTGTCCGCGTGCAACGCGCAGCTCTATGGCAACTCCCGCCTCCTCTACTCGATGGCTCGCGGCGGCGACGCCCCCTCCTACTTCGCGCAGACGAATGCGTCGGGTGTCCCGGTCCGTGCGGTGCTCGTCTCGATCGTGTTCGGTTTCGTTTCCGTCGCCCTGCAGTGGTGGAACCCGCCGGGGCTGCTCACCTTCCTGCTCAACGCTGTTGGCGGCATCCTCATCTCGATCTGGGCGATGGTGATCCTGTCGTACATCCGCCTGCACCCCCAGCTCGTCGCATCGGGTGAGATCACCAGCGTGCGGATGAAGGGCTACCCGTGGTTGCCGTGGCTCACGCTCGCCACGCTGGGCGGCTTCATTCTGCTCATGCTTTTCGACGCCAACGGCCGCACCGAGCTCGTCTCCGCCCTCGTTGTCGTCAGCGTGATAGTCGTGACCAGCCTCATCGTGCACCGCGGCAAGGCTTCCGAACCGGCGCACATGGTCTAG